From one Nothobranchius furzeri strain GRZ-AD chromosome 2, NfurGRZ-RIMD1, whole genome shotgun sequence genomic stretch:
- the LOC139061983 gene encoding uncharacterized protein: MDLNRHHPPPPPLHHLPPPPPPHPDNQSLGFSPNSEQSLNRSCKRNNLLINISKTKELIVDFSTKPERNYQIPVINECPVERVSSFKYLGVHITQDLSWSCHINTMVKKARQRLYHLRRLRDFRLPPRVLRNFYSCTIESILTGNIITWFGNSTMKDRRALQRVIRSAESTIRSELPDLHSIYSRRCWTKARKIVKDLSHPNSRLFSLLRSGKRFCSLKTNTERLWRSFFPQAI, from the coding sequence ATGGACCTGAACCGGCACCACCCGccgccgcctcctcttcatcatctgcctcctcctcctcctcctcatccagaCAACCAGTCTTTAGGTTTCTCTCCAAATTCCGAGCAAAGCCTAAACCGTTCGTGCAAGAGGAACAACCTCCTTATAAACATCAGTAAAACGAAGGAGTTGATAGTGGATTTCAGTACAAAGCCGGAGAGGAACTACCAGATCCCCGTCATCAACGAGTGCccagtggagagagtgagcagcttcAAATACCTCGGTGTTCACATCACGCAGGACCTGTCATGGTCCTGTCACATCAACACCATGGTGAAAAAGGCCCGGCAGCGTCTCTACCACCTCAGACGCTTGAGAGACTTCCGACTGCCCCCCAGGGTGCTCAGGAACTTCTACTCGTGCACCATAGAGAGCATCCTGACGGGGAACATCATAACCTGGTTTGGGAACAGCACCATGAAGGACAGACGAGCTCTACAGAGGGTTATTCGATCAGCTGAGAGCACCATCCGCTCCGAGCTCCCTGACCTGCACTCGATCTACAGCAGGCGGTGCTGGACCAAGGCCAGGAAGATCGTGAAGGACCTCAGCCATCCCAACAGCAGACTGTTCTCTCTGTTGAGGTCAGGAAAACGATTCTGCTCCCTGAAGACCAACACAGAGAGGCTGTGGAGGAGTTTCTTCCCGCAGGCGATATGA